In one candidate division TA06 bacterium genomic region, the following are encoded:
- the recO gene encoding DNA repair protein RecO, whose translation MANICKTDAIALKGMRYRETSRIVSLYTKKFGKVKVIAKGIRRPKSRFGSSLEPFTVSNIVFYKREQKELYNISEADIVKEHAALRKDLERISTAYVIIDFLEVANPEESPNIRLYALADSMLDTVEDFPRTLLDLVLWTFLIRAAGMLGYAPVFDRCIKCGKKQEKMGFNPSVGGTVCPQCSLGEGGLWKVSHDSLDLMDRLSKGSLNSDCQKPSAKQAEEISDILRAHLLYHTERNMKSFDFKKSLEASKIFGEKSD comes from the coding sequence ATGGCTAACATATGTAAGACCGATGCGATAGCCCTCAAAGGAATGAGATACAGAGAGACGAGCAGGATAGTGTCTCTCTATACGAAGAAATTTGGAAAGGTGAAAGTGATCGCCAAGGGCATAAGGAGGCCGAAATCCAGGTTTGGCTCCTCCCTGGAACCCTTCACTGTGTCAAACATAGTCTTCTACAAGAGAGAGCAAAAGGAACTGTACAACATTTCCGAGGCTGACATTGTGAAAGAGCATGCTGCTCTCAGAAAAGACCTTGAAAGAATCAGCACAGCGTATGTCATCATCGACTTTCTCGAGGTCGCAAATCCCGAAGAGTCTCCAAATATCAGGCTGTATGCACTTGCAGATTCAATGCTCGATACTGTCGAAGACTTCCCACGGACTTTGCTTGACCTTGTGTTATGGACATTTCTCATCCGTGCGGCAGGAATGCTGGGCTATGCCCCTGTTTTTGATCGGTGTATAAAGTGCGGGAAGAAGCAAGAGAAAATGGGGTTTAACCCCTCAGTGGGCGGCACCGTATGCCCTCAATGTTCACTCGGAGAGGGAGGCTTATGGAAAGTAAGTCACGACTCACTCGATCTGATGGACAGACTGTCAAAAGGATCTCTGAACAGTGACTGCCAGAAACCTTCCGCAAAACAGGCAGAAGAGATTTCAGACATTCTCCGAGCCCACCTCCTCTACCACACCGAAAGAAACATGAAATCCTTCGATTTCAAGAAGTCGTTGGAAGCTTCGAAGATCTTTGGTGAGAAGTCTGACTAG
- a CDS encoding tetratricopeptide repeat protein, translated as MTPLEKRLETNKDRFEALSREEHFASAKKCIAKLGGSYRALGLWEDALRVFDIGLSRSLKASDVGGISEFLTWKSNVHYHMGQYGRAIELAAEGLGLEIPDSDRANRISYYLANPYLMLGDIERYIALEEQALEITKKLAGKIPENLEPWILCRLAKGQDMLGVSQKTNPVLTEQVQRFRNLRQTYGIPFSLLILGKNLLGLGKLDEARQTLTESLNLYQKNVQEGFVVDVLVELSEVALTMENCEEARLHVDRAIEEARKGPRKAEGLADKRHLNQALVQGAKVYLRLNGRDRALCFYEEALDLALESNRKLMITELLGLQKTLTDSI; from the coding sequence ATGACGCCGTTAGAGAAACGACTAGAAACCAACAAAGATAGATTTGAGGCATTGTCGCGAGAAGAACATTTCGCTTCAGCAAAGAAGTGTATTGCAAAGTTGGGCGGTTCGTACAGGGCTTTGGGGCTCTGGGAAGACGCCCTGCGCGTCTTCGATATTGGACTCTCGCGGAGTCTGAAGGCAAGTGATGTAGGCGGAATATCGGAATTTCTAACATGGAAATCGAATGTTCACTATCATATGGGTCAGTACGGCAGGGCCATTGAGCTTGCTGCTGAAGGCTTGGGTCTAGAAATTCCTGACTCGGACAGAGCTAACCGTATTTCGTACTATCTTGCAAATCCCTATCTGATGCTGGGTGATATCGAGAGATATATTGCCCTGGAGGAGCAAGCACTTGAAATTACAAAGAAACTTGCCGGGAAGATCCCAGAAAACCTGGAGCCCTGGATATTGTGTCGGTTGGCAAAGGGGCAGGACATGCTAGGGGTTTCGCAGAAGACCAATCCGGTATTGACAGAACAGGTTCAGAGATTCAGGAATCTGAGACAAACGTACGGGATCCCTTTCAGCTTATTGATCTTGGGAAAGAATCTGCTCGGCCTTGGCAAGTTGGATGAAGCGAGGCAGACTCTGACGGAATCATTGAACCTATACCAGAAGAATGTACAGGAAGGTTTTGTCGTAGATGTTTTGGTGGAACTGAGCGAAGTTGCCCTTACTATGGAGAATTGTGAGGAGGCCAGACTACATGTAGACCGAGCCATCGAGGAGGCACGAAAAGGGCCAAGAAAAGCGGAAGGACTTGCTGACAAACGACACCTAAATCAAGCTCTCGTACAGGGGGCCAAGGTTTACCTACGTCTCAATGGAAGAGACAGGGCTCTTTGCTTTTACGAAGAAGCTCTGGACCTGGCACTAGAGTCAAACAGGAAGCTGATGATTACTGAGCTACTCGGACTGCAGAAGACTCTCACGGACAGCATCTGA
- the mgtE gene encoding magnesium transporter: MRTSEIVEKVLKHIEAEEVSEIGKILTELHPADIVAIIEALPPQYRVEAFHTLPTDIAADVIVELADEPLDTILTHIDPKEISGLARKMSSDEAADIIAGLPPEDRAEVLSALPLEESSKVKELLKFPENSAGGIMDTKFTSIFKGMTVTKAVDLLRESAPEPDELYYVYVVDSDSKPTGYVTLPDLLLASPEQSIESISREFPDVVRLEDDQEKVASVINKYDLLGVPVVDDLGIMKGVVRIDDAIDVMEEEATEDILRMGGADATESVFTPTGRSVAKRLPWLYINLVTAILAAGIVGLFTKTISAVVTIVVFMPVVANMGGNAGTQTLAVTIRGLALGELTLRNTWSFVLKEAAVGVLKGLAVGFVTAAVAFLWDGNIVLGLVIGLSLVINLFVGSLVGVMIPVTLRRMKLDPALASGVFVTTITDAVGFFSILGLATVFLRYLK, from the coding sequence CTGACATTGTCGCAATTATTGAGGCCCTTCCCCCTCAATACAGAGTCGAAGCCTTCCACACCCTTCCCACGGATATTGCTGCCGATGTGATTGTTGAACTGGCCGATGAACCTCTGGACACAATACTCACCCACATCGACCCGAAGGAAATCTCCGGCCTCGCGAGAAAGATGAGTTCTGACGAAGCCGCCGACATCATAGCAGGACTGCCGCCTGAAGATAGAGCCGAAGTGCTTTCCGCTTTGCCACTCGAGGAGTCGAGCAAAGTCAAGGAACTCCTGAAATTCCCCGAAAACAGCGCTGGCGGAATTATGGATACCAAGTTCACCAGCATCTTCAAGGGGATGACGGTTACAAAGGCTGTGGATTTGCTCAGAGAGAGCGCGCCTGAGCCGGATGAGCTCTACTATGTCTATGTGGTTGACAGCGATAGCAAACCGACAGGGTACGTAACTCTTCCAGACCTCTTGCTTGCTTCTCCAGAGCAGAGCATCGAGTCAATCTCAAGGGAATTCCCGGACGTTGTTCGCCTCGAAGACGATCAGGAAAAGGTGGCCTCTGTCATCAACAAATATGACCTGCTGGGCGTACCGGTAGTTGATGACCTGGGAATCATGAAAGGCGTTGTGAGAATTGACGACGCAATTGATGTCATGGAGGAAGAAGCCACCGAGGATATACTCAGGATGGGAGGTGCAGACGCAACTGAGTCTGTATTCACGCCCACCGGGCGTTCTGTGGCCAAGAGGCTTCCATGGCTCTATATTAATCTAGTAACTGCAATCCTGGCTGCAGGCATCGTGGGGCTCTTTACCAAGACCATATCTGCTGTAGTTACGATCGTTGTTTTCATGCCGGTAGTCGCAAACATGGGAGGCAATGCGGGCACACAAACCCTCGCAGTAACCATCAGGGGATTGGCTCTGGGTGAACTCACCTTAAGGAACACCTGGAGTTTCGTTCTGAAAGAGGCAGCAGTCGGAGTCCTTAAAGGACTTGCTGTCGGTTTTGTCACCGCGGCGGTAGCCTTTCTCTGGGACGGGAACATAGTTCTGGGCCTGGTAATAGGTCTTTCTTTGGTTATCAATCTTTTCGTGGGTAGCCTTGTGGGAGTGATGATCCCGGTAACGCTGCGAAGGATGAAACTCGACCCGGCTCTGGCCTCTGGAGTCTTTGTGACCACTATCACAGACGCTGTTGGATTCTTCTCAATCCTTGGGCTTGCCACAGTGTTCCTCAGATATCTCAAGTAA
- a CDS encoding 3'-5' exonuclease: MSERQEGVGMNFGKDIVNIDLECTGTDSRLYSICEIGAVLLDRCTLEIKGEFESLIFPYRENFDSRAMKVHGIPKEDLYRAPTLVDVLDTFQLWILREAGVESERKVCLSAWGAYFDIPYLKEAYSFLNREYPFDSRYFDIKAIARWEFALMNQAFTKGGIGRCSRLLNIPFDETRRHRALEDARLGGLVIKELKERRTQSL; encoded by the coding sequence ATGAGTGAAAGACAGGAGGGAGTCGGCATGAATTTCGGGAAAGACATTGTCAATATAGATCTGGAATGCACTGGCACAGACAGCAGGCTTTATTCTATCTGCGAGATTGGTGCAGTTCTTCTTGACAGATGCACTCTGGAGATCAAGGGAGAATTTGAATCTCTCATATTCCCGTACAGAGAGAACTTCGATTCAAGAGCGATGAAAGTTCATGGAATACCAAAAGAGGATTTGTATAGAGCTCCAACACTTGTTGATGTACTTGATACTTTTCAGTTGTGGATCCTCCGAGAAGCAGGTGTCGAAAGCGAAAGAAAGGTTTGTCTGTCTGCCTGGGGAGCCTATTTTGATATCCCCTATCTGAAAGAAGCCTATTCCTTTCTGAACAGGGAGTATCCCTTTGATTCAAGATACTTTGATATCAAGGCCATCGCAAGGTGGGAGTTTGCTTTGATGAATCAGGCTTTCACAAAGGGAGGTATTGGGAGGTGTAGTAGACTGCTGAACATACCATTTGATGAAACCAGGCGTCACCGAGCTCTTGAAGATGCCAGGTTAGGCGGTCTAGTTATTAAGGAGTTGAAGGAAAGGCGAACCCAAAGCCTATGA
- a CDS encoding transcriptional regulator has protein sequence MKEKEYRASRLMRELGAPIRYQIVKFLEGGPKTVSQIAAHVDRTIATVSHHLHILRAIDVVRYDTSKRNVIYRLKATMVPALLAVAERCAAKLEIKRK, from the coding sequence ATGAAAGAGAAGGAGTATCGCGCGTCAAGGTTGATGAGAGAACTGGGGGCTCCAATCAGGTATCAGATCGTAAAGTTCCTGGAGGGTGGACCCAAGACTGTCTCCCAAATAGCAGCACACGTGGATCGCACGATAGCTACAGTGTCTCATCACCTTCATATCCTCCGGGCAATAGACGTGGTGCGCTACGATACCAGCAAGAGAAACGTCATTTATCGTTTGAAGGCCACAATGGTACCCGCATTGCTCGCCGTGGCCGAACGTTGCGCGGCGAAGCTTGAGATCAAAAGAAAATAG
- a CDS encoding TlpA family protein disulfide reductase — translation MIECSTEIQKDGEGHGALIRVKSEALMRRAMLVVWAIALCVLSFFACNSYGQIAKIGPDKPRWGELLTVTYDPSAPGAKFSAADKVYIIGWLYFSDRIETVWGEMSGFRHLLMHKLSIKDGVSFVTFYFITMDDWDLRAMVSEMIYRPDGVPGRGAYEQMMSSRDHDYREMFAKEMALYPRNYAAYRTKWFIEASQYDKDSLALIIAQDIDKLSDTVEGEPVGYLYSLSYGYLLLKQEAKSRETLAKMLKGYPSSRLTAHALGDYQYQAFAQNIGGEGPEVVKGWIWETIQRYSNTKFARDKSSSLCWQKDFPLKTMEAICREWIEDEPENPRPYYNLAQAYKVHGEKVEEASSLIEKAVELTHKGKLRLYEDISGSGTEFLLPSGYLVMAELCLMQRNYTGALSAVKAAQALEKETRPESYLVEAQIWRGLSKPSRTESAHVEAWRRGSQEAKDSLEVLYKRKHGSMEGFDEYIRTGSTAGQEEKPSAPSFQVTSLDGKRFDLESLRGKVVVLNFWYLGCAPCRMEIPSLNKLVKAFREKAVVFIAIGLDDDEAMRQFLKETEFAYDVVSKGGRVVSHFGVRGFPTHIIIDQDGLIDTRLTGGSKEIDKNLAPLIERLLGI, via the coding sequence ATGATAGAGTGTAGCACGGAAATCCAGAAGGATGGTGAAGGACATGGGGCTCTGATTCGCGTAAAAAGTGAGGCTTTGATGAGAAGGGCTATGCTGGTGGTTTGGGCCATCGCACTCTGTGTGCTGAGTTTCTTTGCTTGCAATTCATACGGGCAAATAGCGAAGATCGGACCGGACAAGCCAAGGTGGGGAGAACTATTGACTGTGACCTACGACCCCAGTGCGCCCGGTGCCAAGTTCTCGGCTGCTGACAAAGTGTACATAATAGGGTGGCTATACTTCTCAGACCGGATAGAAACGGTTTGGGGGGAGATGAGCGGATTCCGGCACCTTCTAATGCACAAGCTGTCTATTAAGGATGGGGTGTCTTTTGTGACATTCTACTTCATAACCATGGACGATTGGGACCTCAGGGCAATGGTCTCAGAAATGATCTATCGACCTGACGGCGTGCCAGGCAGAGGCGCATACGAACAAATGATGTCTTCAAGAGATCACGACTACAGAGAGATGTTTGCCAAGGAGATGGCCCTCTACCCTAGGAATTACGCCGCGTACAGGACAAAATGGTTCATTGAAGCATCACAATACGATAAGGACTCACTGGCTCTAATCATCGCGCAGGATATAGATAAGCTTTCGGACACAGTTGAGGGTGAACCAGTGGGTTATCTCTACTCATTGTCCTATGGGTATCTGCTTCTCAAGCAAGAAGCAAAGAGCAGAGAGACTCTTGCGAAGATGTTAAAAGGGTATCCATCCTCCCGGCTGACTGCGCATGCCCTGGGCGACTACCAGTACCAAGCGTTTGCACAGAATATCGGTGGTGAGGGGCCGGAAGTGGTCAAGGGATGGATATGGGAGACGATCCAGCGTTACTCCAACACCAAATTTGCACGGGATAAGTCTTCATCGCTCTGCTGGCAGAAGGATTTCCCTTTGAAGACCATGGAAGCGATCTGCAGGGAATGGATAGAGGATGAACCTGAAAATCCAAGGCCTTACTACAATCTTGCTCAGGCCTACAAGGTCCATGGCGAGAAGGTAGAAGAGGCTTCATCGCTCATTGAGAAGGCCGTCGAGCTTACCCACAAAGGCAAACTCAGATTGTATGAGGACATTTCAGGCAGTGGCACCGAATTCCTGCTTCCAAGCGGCTACTTGGTCATGGCTGAGCTCTGCCTGATGCAACGAAATTACACAGGCGCACTGTCTGCGGTGAAAGCTGCCCAGGCCCTGGAAAAAGAGACGAGACCTGAGTCGTATCTGGTTGAGGCCCAGATCTGGCGAGGATTATCGAAACCGTCCCGCACGGAATCGGCACATGTAGAAGCTTGGCGTAGGGGATCGCAAGAAGCAAAGGATTCATTGGAGGTTCTCTACAAAAGAAAACATGGCAGCATGGAGGGATTTGACGAGTACATAAGGACGGGTTCTACGGCTGGACAGGAAGAGAAACCCTCTGCGCCATCCTTTCAAGTTACTTCACTGGACGGAAAACGGTTCGACCTTGAGTCTTTACGGGGCAAGGTGGTTGTACTCAATTTCTGGTACCTAGGATGTGCGCCATGCAGGATGGAGATCCCCAGCCTCAACAAACTGGTGAAAGCTTTCCGGGAAAAGGCAGTGGTGTTTATTGCCATTGGATTAGACGATGATGAGGCGATGAGGCAATTTCTGAAAGAAACGGAGTTTGCATACGATGTTGTCTCCAAAGGTGGGAGGGTGGTTAGTCACTTTGGCGTTCGCGGGTTCCCGACACATATCATCATTGATCAAGACGGACTGATAGATACAAGGCTGACAGGGGGAAGCAAGGAAATCGACAAGAATTTGGCCCCGCTGATTGAACGCCTACTTGGGATCTAA
- a CDS encoding class I SAM-dependent methyltransferase → MPTDLFEKAPLEIEDLFLLEAFQIGYLPGWIPEREFAEVLFAHPSIERFLRKKCPQVETFVDRLKREFRASVDSHELKNFEKRVLAAISDLLVYNLYPEIYDSAEFHAWDFGEVTSIARLDGKVVLDCGAGTGRVALEAAKSAHRVFAIEPVARLREFIREKAARLELSNLFVVDGFLHSIPFPDGFADVLITSHALGWRLQEELKEFERVVGQGGYIIHCPGTADKQSEDDTHTVLVSPEWGYRLSKYEESDGWKRKYWKRLE, encoded by the coding sequence ATGCCCACAGACCTGTTTGAAAAGGCCCCCTTGGAGATTGAGGATCTCTTTCTTTTGGAAGCATTTCAGATTGGCTATTTGCCGGGCTGGATCCCAGAACGTGAGTTTGCAGAGGTGCTCTTTGCACATCCATCGATCGAAAGATTCCTGCGCAAAAAGTGCCCACAGGTTGAGACATTTGTTGATCGTCTGAAGCGTGAATTTAGGGCTAGCGTCGATTCACACGAGCTGAAGAATTTCGAGAAAAGAGTGCTCGCCGCAATCTCTGATCTGCTCGTTTACAATCTGTATCCCGAGATTTATGACTCTGCGGAGTTCCACGCATGGGATTTTGGCGAAGTGACCTCAATCGCCAGACTTGATGGTAAGGTCGTACTAGACTGTGGGGCTGGCACTGGACGAGTAGCTCTGGAGGCAGCCAAATCCGCCCATCGGGTGTTTGCCATAGAGCCTGTCGCAAGGCTCAGGGAGTTCATCCGCGAAAAGGCGGCGAGACTCGAACTCTCGAACCTATTCGTGGTTGACGGCTTCTTACATTCGATTCCCTTCCCGGATGGGTTTGCCGACGTACTCATCACGTCGCACGCCTTGGGTTGGCGACTTCAAGAGGAGCTAAAGGAATTCGAGCGAGTTGTAGGACAAGGTGGCTACATTATTCATTGCCCAGGTACGGCTGACAAACAAAGCGAAGACGATACGCACACTGTGCTTGTGTCTCCGGAATGGGGATATAGGTTGTCGAAGTACGAAGAATCAGATGGTTGGAAAAGGAAGTACTGGAAACGACTAGAGTGA